In Gopherus flavomarginatus isolate rGopFla2 chromosome 1, rGopFla2.mat.asm, whole genome shotgun sequence, a single genomic region encodes these proteins:
- the PMPCB gene encoding mitochondrial-processing peptidase subunit beta isoform X2, producing the protein MAFKGTKKRSQLDLELEIENMGAHLNAYTSREQTVYYAKAFSKDLPRAVEILADIIQNSTLGEAEIERERGVILREMQEVETNLQEVVFDYLHATAYQNTTLGRTILGPTENIKSINRNDLVEYITTHYKGPRIVLAAAGGVSHDELLDLANYHFGNLPSTQEGGIPALPPCKFTGSEIRIRDDKMPLAHIAIAVEAVGWSYPDTIPLMVANTLIGNWDRSFGGGVNLSSKLAQITCHGNLCHSFQSFNTCYTDTGLWGLYMVCEPSTVQDMMHFVQREWIRLCTSVTESEVSRATNLLKTNMLLQLDGSTPICEDIGRQMLCYNRRIPIPELEARIEAIDAQTIREICTKYIYDKWPAIAAVGPIEQLPDYNRIHSGMYWLRD; encoded by the exons ATGGCTTTCAAG gGGACAAAAAAGAGATCTCAGTTAGACCTGGAACTAGAGATTGAAAACATGGGAGCTCATCTTAATGCCTACACATCCAGAGAACAAACTGTGTATTATGCAAAGGCTTTCTCAAAGGACTTGCCAAGAG CTGTGGAGATTCTTGCTGACATCATACAGAACAGTACACTGGGGGAAGCAGAGATCGAGCGGGAGCGAGGAGTTATCCTTCGAGAGATGCAGGAAGTTGAAACCAATTTGCAGGAAGTTGTCTTTGATTATCTTCATGCCACAGCCTATCAGAACACTACACTGGGACGGACAATATTAGGACCCACTGAAAACATCAA ATCCATAAATCGCAATGACTTGGTGGAGTACATAACAACACATTATAAAGGACCCAGGatagtgctggctgctgctggag GAGTCTCTCATGATGAATTGCTTGATTTAGCAAATTATCATTTTGGTAACTTACCATCTACTCAGGAAGGAGGAATCCCAGCCCTACCCCCTTGCAAATTCACGGGTAGTGAG ATTCGTATACGAGATGACAAGATGCCTTTGGCACACATCGCAATAGCTGTCGAAGCAGTTGGCTGGTCTTACCCAGATACAATTCCCCTTATGGTAGCAAATACTCTGATAGGCAACTGGGATCGTTCCTTTGGAGGAGGTGTG AATTTATCCAGCAAGCTTGCCCAGATCACTTGCCATGGCAACCTGTGTCATAGCTTCCAATCTTTCAACACCTGTTACACTGATACTGGACTGTGGGGGCTCTACATGGTTTGTGAACCATCCACTGTACAGGATATGATGCACTTCGTTCAGAGAGAGTG GATACGACTCTGCACAAGTGTTACTGAAAGTGAAGTATCTCGAGCCACGAACCTTCTAAAAACAAATATGCTGTTACAGCTTGATG GGTCCACCCCCATCTGCGAGGACATTGGGAGACAGATGTTGTGTTACAATCGTAGAATTCCAATTCCTGAACTTGAAGCAAGAATTGAA GCTATTGATGCCCAGACCATAAGAGAGATTTGCACAAAGTACATTTATGATAAGTGGCCTGCCATCGCTGCTGTGG GTCCAATTGAACAGCTTCCAGATTACAACAGAATCCATAGTGGCATGTACTGGCTACGTGATTAG
- the PMPCB gene encoding mitochondrial-processing peptidase subunit beta isoform X1: protein MAAALRAGYLAARRLLWAAPGRRLVRGSAPATRSIQLGTSRFRATKAATQIVLNVPETKVSSLENGLRVASEDSGLSTCTVGLWIDAGSRYENEKNNGTAHFLEHMAFKGTKKRSQLDLELEIENMGAHLNAYTSREQTVYYAKAFSKDLPRAVEILADIIQNSTLGEAEIERERGVILREMQEVETNLQEVVFDYLHATAYQNTTLGRTILGPTENIKSINRNDLVEYITTHYKGPRIVLAAAGGVSHDELLDLANYHFGNLPSTQEGGIPALPPCKFTGSEIRIRDDKMPLAHIAIAVEAVGWSYPDTIPLMVANTLIGNWDRSFGGGVNLSSKLAQITCHGNLCHSFQSFNTCYTDTGLWGLYMVCEPSTVQDMMHFVQREWIRLCTSVTESEVSRATNLLKTNMLLQLDGSTPICEDIGRQMLCYNRRIPIPELEARIEAIDAQTIREICTKYIYDKWPAIAAVGPIEQLPDYNRIHSGMYWLRD from the exons ATGGCGGCGGCTCTGAGGGCAGGTTACCTGGCGGCCCGACGGCTCCTCTGGGCCGCGCCTGGCCGCCGCCTGGTGCGGGGCTCAGCCCCAGCGACCCGG TCCATACAACTTGGGACAAGCAGATTCAGGGCCACCAAGGCGGCAACGCAAATAGTGTTAAATGTTCCTGAGACTAAAGTGTCTTCTCTGGAAAATGGCCTGAGAGTAGCTTCTGAAGATTCTGGACTCTCAACATGCACA gtTGGTCTTTGGATTGATGCTGGAAGCAGGTATGAAAATGAGAAGAACAACGGAACAGCTCACTTTCTGGAACATATGGCTTTCAAG gGGACAAAAAAGAGATCTCAGTTAGACCTGGAACTAGAGATTGAAAACATGGGAGCTCATCTTAATGCCTACACATCCAGAGAACAAACTGTGTATTATGCAAAGGCTTTCTCAAAGGACTTGCCAAGAG CTGTGGAGATTCTTGCTGACATCATACAGAACAGTACACTGGGGGAAGCAGAGATCGAGCGGGAGCGAGGAGTTATCCTTCGAGAGATGCAGGAAGTTGAAACCAATTTGCAGGAAGTTGTCTTTGATTATCTTCATGCCACAGCCTATCAGAACACTACACTGGGACGGACAATATTAGGACCCACTGAAAACATCAA ATCCATAAATCGCAATGACTTGGTGGAGTACATAACAACACATTATAAAGGACCCAGGatagtgctggctgctgctggag GAGTCTCTCATGATGAATTGCTTGATTTAGCAAATTATCATTTTGGTAACTTACCATCTACTCAGGAAGGAGGAATCCCAGCCCTACCCCCTTGCAAATTCACGGGTAGTGAG ATTCGTATACGAGATGACAAGATGCCTTTGGCACACATCGCAATAGCTGTCGAAGCAGTTGGCTGGTCTTACCCAGATACAATTCCCCTTATGGTAGCAAATACTCTGATAGGCAACTGGGATCGTTCCTTTGGAGGAGGTGTG AATTTATCCAGCAAGCTTGCCCAGATCACTTGCCATGGCAACCTGTGTCATAGCTTCCAATCTTTCAACACCTGTTACACTGATACTGGACTGTGGGGGCTCTACATGGTTTGTGAACCATCCACTGTACAGGATATGATGCACTTCGTTCAGAGAGAGTG GATACGACTCTGCACAAGTGTTACTGAAAGTGAAGTATCTCGAGCCACGAACCTTCTAAAAACAAATATGCTGTTACAGCTTGATG GGTCCACCCCCATCTGCGAGGACATTGGGAGACAGATGTTGTGTTACAATCGTAGAATTCCAATTCCTGAACTTGAAGCAAGAATTGAA GCTATTGATGCCCAGACCATAAGAGAGATTTGCACAAAGTACATTTATGATAAGTGGCCTGCCATCGCTGCTGTGG GTCCAATTGAACAGCTTCCAGATTACAACAGAATCCATAGTGGCATGTACTGGCTACGTGATTAG